In Erigeron canadensis isolate Cc75 chromosome 1, C_canadensis_v1, whole genome shotgun sequence, a single window of DNA contains:
- the LOC122611233 gene encoding F-box protein At2g26850-like has translation MLIYFVTFISFILFYKYSLPTKQLPPWANETRLLSSYFRKDLLVHFFSAKSLMQAFSIILNSKMTSKNNTKSCSKLNTNAREKVKLANATRKASLLDLPDLALETILEKLEPADLCRVACVSTYLKDMCMSDYHWKNHMKHKWGNILGSASEKEWQLHIAAQEERLDEQRSGFLRGCLSNLWSVMLFKSRSNRERTSSLPPDSCSIVSYYRAIETGKFWFPAQAFNRENGHIGFVMSCYDAELRYDRHTDTFEARYPPHGTRAVPAEREVTWERLREAPLDDSPHDLHISDCLNELRPKDHFEIQWRRNKQFPYGWWYGVIGHLESCDGNDTYCRCHESDTVVLEFKQYALGSRWRHMTINRKDHREEGNETEGFYGGIKKLYNKNEISMWQQFWPNDILE, from the exons ATGCTAATTTACTTTGTAACTTTTATCTCCTTCATCCTTTTCTATAAATACTCTCTTCCTACAAAGCAACTTCCACCATGGGCTAATGAAACTAGATTGCTTTCTTCCTATTTTAGGAAAGATTTGTTGGTTCATTTCTTTTCTGCTAAATCTCTAATGCAAGCATTCTCTATAATCTTAAACTCAAAAATGACCTCAAAAAATAACACAAAGAGTTGTAGCAAGTTAAACACAAATGCTAGAGAGAAAGTTAAATTAGCCAATGCAACAAGAAAGGCAAGTCTATTAGATTTGCCTGATTTGGCATTGGAAACAATTCTTGAGAAGCTTGAGCCTGCAGACCTTTGTAGAGTGGCTTGTGTTTCCACCTATTTAAAAGACATGTGTATGAGTGATTACCACTGGAAAAACCACATGAAACATAAATGGGGTAATATTCTTGGTTCTGCTTCTGAAAAAGAGTGGCAGTTGCATATTGCAGCCCAAGAGGAGAGACTTGATGAACAAAGAAGTGGCTTTTTGAGGGGTTGTTTGTCTAACCTCTGGTCTGTTATGCTGTTTAAATCGAGGTCTAATCGTGAAAGAACGTCTTCTCTGCCACCTGATAGTTGTTCGATTGTGTCATACTACCGAGCCATTGAAACGGGAAAGTTCTGGTTTCCTGCTCAAGCCTTTAATCGTGAG AATGGGCACATTGGGTTCGTCATGTCATGCTACGATGCAGAACTCAGATATGATCGCCATACCGATACATTTGAGGCTAG atatccgCCACACGGAACAAGGGCAGTGCCGGCAGAGAGGGAGGTGACATGGGAAAGGCTAAGAGAAGCTCCTCTTGATGATTCGCCTCATGATCTTCATATTTCAGATTGTTTGAATGAATTGCGCCCAAAAGATCACTTTGAGATTCAATGGAGAAGGAATAAACAGTTCCCTTATG GTTGGTGGTATGGTGTTATAGGACACCTAGAATCATGTGATGGTAATGACACTTATTGCCGTTGCCACGAAAGTG ATACCGTGGTGCTCGAGTTCAAGCAATATGCACTTGGGTCACGATGGAGACACATGACGATCAACAGAAAAGACCATCGGGAAGAAGGAAATGAAACCGAGGGTTTCTATGGAGgaatcaaaaaattatataacaagAATGAGATCTCTATGTGGCAACAATTTTGGCCAAATGATATCTTGGAATAA